CCGAACAATCCCGCGGCCGCAACCGCCGGGATCACGGGCTCATACGCCGCGCGATAGGAAAGCGCGTATCCGCCAGGCTCGGGTGCGATGTCGTATGTGAATTCTCGAAAGGCCACGTCCCCGCTCTGCGTGGCGAGCGCCGAGAGATAGACGCCCCCGCCGAACGCGATCAGGCGGCCCGTGACCGCGGCGCCGGGATGCATGTACAGATCGCCCCCGATGACGACGACGTCGCCGCGCACTTGGCCCTCGACGACCGCGTCGCGGCCGAAGATGATCACAGAACTCGCATACACGTGGTCGCGGGCGAGAACCGCGCGATCGCTCGCCGGCGGCATGACGATGTGCGGCTTCGCCAGTTCGCGCGCGAGCAGCTCAGGGCCCGGACCGCGCCCGGCATCCGCGACGCGAATCGTTTGTGCGCCGATCGCTCCGCCCCAAAGGCCCAAGGCGAGAGCGGCCGCGCGCCAAATCACTTGGCGAGCTCCAGGAAATTCTTGAGTAGCGCCTTCCCGTCCGGCGTCATCACCGACTCCGGGTGAAACTGCACGCCGTACACCGGATGCTCGCGATGCTTCACCGCGTGCACTTCGGTCGGATCATCCTTCGCGACCGCCACGATCTCGAGCACGTCGGGAATGCTTGCACGCTCGACCACCAGCGAGTGGTAGCGCATCACCTGCATCGGCGACGGCAGCCCCGCGAACACGCCGGTGCCGTCGTGCTCGATCTGCGACGTCTTGCCGTGCATCACGCGGTCGGCCAGCACCACTTCGCCGCCATACGCTTCGCCGATCGCCTGGTGACCGAGACATACGCCGAGGATCGGAATGCTGCTGCCCCAGCGCCGGATGACGTCGACGGTGATCCCCGCCTCTTTCGGCGTGCACGGGCCGGGCGACAAGACAATGGCCGACGGCGCGAGCGCACCGACGTCGTCCACCGAGATGGCGTCGTTGCGGCGCACCACGACGTCCGCGCCCAGCTCGCCCAGATATTGGACGAGGTTGTAGGTGAAGGAATCGTAGTTGTCGATGACGAGGATCATGCGGTCGAAGATAACGGGCGGGCTCGTGATTCGCCGCGAAACGGAACGGTTGCAGGTGCGCCGCATCGAGCGCGCATCATGCCGGCATGTACCCTTGCCCACTCGGCGCCGAGGACCATATCGTATGCACATGCCCAATCTCAAGCGGCAATGGACGGCTGCCGAGCGCGACGAGCTGCCCGACGACGGCAATCGCTACGAGATCATCGATGGCGAGCTGTTCGTGACGCCGGCGCCGGCATTGAGGCATCAGGAAGCGGCGTTGACGCTGTACCGCGCGCTCGCGGAGTATCTCGAGCGCAATCGAGTGGGCCACGCGTTCGCCGCACCGGCTGACATCGTTTTTTCTCCGCGACGCGCGGTTCAGCCCGACCTATTGGTCCTGCCGCTCTTCAACGGCCGCCGGCCCGAGCATTTCGACAACGTGCGGCGCTTGCTGCTTGCCGTCGAAGTCTTGTCGCCGAGCACCGCGCGAGCCGATCGCGTCGCCAAGCGTACGCTGTTCCGCGAGGAAGACGTTCCCGAATACTGGGTCGTCGACCTGGACGCGCGCACGTTCGAGCGGTCGACACCGTTCGAGCCGCGCGCCGAGGTTCTCGTCGAACGGCTGGAGTGGCTGCCGGAGGGTGCGTCTGAGCCGTTCGTGCTGGATCTCGTCAAGTATTTCGAGAAGGTGCTGGACGCCTGATGCCGCGCCTGCGCGGAGTATCACCCGCGCGGATGATACTGTTTGTGCACCTTCCTCAAGTATTCACGATCGACGTGCGTGTAGATCTGCGTCGTCGAGATGTCCGCGTGGCCGAGCATTTCCTGCACGGCGCGGAGGTCGGCGCCGCCCTCGAGCAGATGCGTCGCGAACGAGTGTCGAAGCGTGTGCGGTGACACCGCTTTCGTAATGCCCGCGCGCTCGACGTAGCGCCGCAAGATCTTCCACGCGCCCATGCGCGTCAGCGGCTCGCCGCGCGCATTGAGGAACAACACACCCTTGCCGCCGCCCTTCTCGAGCTTGGGACGCAGCTCGCGCGTGTACGTCGCCACGGCGCCGATGGCCGATCGGCCGATCGGCACCAACCGCTCCTTGCTGCCTTTGCCGAACACGCGCACCAACTTTTCCTCGAGCAGCACGTCGCGTACGCCGAGCGTGATCCACTCGGACACGCGAAGGCCCGCCCCATACGCGAGCTCGAGCATCGCGCGATCGCGAAACGCGAGCGTGTCGTCGAGCGTCGGCGCGGCGAGGAGTCGTTCGATCTCTTCCACGGTCAGCACATCGGGCAGCGTGCGCCAGCGCTTGGGAGTTTCGAGGCGCTCGCTCGGATCGCGCGCGACCGCGCCGTCAGCCAGGAGAAAGCGAAAGTAGGTTCGAACCGCTGAGATGTTTCGGCGGATCGACGCTGGAGATAGGCCGAGGTCCTTCAAGTGATAGATGAACTCGCGGAGCATGCGGCTCGTGACGTCGCCGGGCGTCGTGGCGCCCTTCA
The DNA window shown above is from Gemmatimonadaceae bacterium and carries:
- a CDS encoding aminodeoxychorismate/anthranilate synthase component II; the protein is MILVIDNYDSFTYNLVQYLGELGADVVVRRNDAISVDDVGALAPSAIVLSPGPCTPKEAGITVDVIRRWGSSIPILGVCLGHQAIGEAYGGEVVLADRVMHGKTSQIEHDGTGVFAGLPSPMQVMRYHSLVVERASIPDVLEIVAVAKDDPTEVHAVKHREHPVYGVQFHPESVMTPDGKALLKNFLELAK
- a CDS encoding Uma2 family endonuclease, producing the protein MPNLKRQWTAAERDELPDDGNRYEIIDGELFVTPAPALRHQEAALTLYRALAEYLERNRVGHAFAAPADIVFSPRRAVQPDLLVLPLFNGRRPEHFDNVRRLLLAVEVLSPSTARADRVAKRTLFREEDVPEYWVVDLDARTFERSTPFEPRAEVLVERLEWLPEGASEPFVLDLVKYFEKVLDA
- the xerD gene encoding site-specific tyrosine recombinase XerD, which translates into the protein MSDRGALLRFQLDRFGDYLTLEQGTSPRTVEAYHRDVSRLADYARVKGATTPGDVTSRMLREFIYHLKDLGLSPASIRRNISAVRTYFRFLLADGAVARDPSERLETPKRWRTLPDVLTVEEIERLLAAPTLDDTLAFRDRAMLELAYGAGLRVSEWITLGVRDVLLEEKLVRVFGKGSKERLVPIGRSAIGAVATYTRELRPKLEKGGGKGVLFLNARGEPLTRMGAWKILRRYVERAGITKAVSPHTLRHSFATHLLEGGADLRAVQEMLGHADISTTQIYTHVDREYLRKVHKQYHPRG